A stretch of DNA from Paenibacillus albus:
TCTGGATTTTCGGACATCCTGAGGTTTATATCCTCATCTTGCCGGCATTCGGTGTTATCTCCGAAGTTATCAGTACGTTCTCGCGTAAGCGGTTGTTTGGTTACAGCTCCATGGTCTTTGCAACTGTATTGATTGGTTTCCTTGGCTTCATGGTTTGGGCGCATCACATGTTCACAACAGGTCTTGGACCGGTTGCGAACGCATTGTTCTCCATTGCAACGATGTTGATCGCCGTACCAACAGGTATTAAAATCTTTAACTGGTTGTTCACGATGTGGGGCGGTTCGATCCGTTTCACAACAGCGAATCTGTTCGCAGTCGGCTTCGTTCCAACGTTCGTAATGGGCGGTGTAACGGGCGTTATGCTTGCAGCAGCTCCTGCTGACTTCCAGTATCACGATTCTTACTTCGTAGTTGCTCACTTCCACTACGTAATCGTTGGTGGATTGATTATGGGCTTGTTCGCAGGTCTTTACTACTGGTGGCCAAAAATGTTCGGTCGCATGCTGAATGAAGGTCTCGGCAAGCTAAGCTTCTGGACATTCTTTATCGGTTTCCACTTGACGTTCTTCGTACAGCATTTCCTTGGTTTGATGGGTATGCCGCGTCGTGTTTGGACATACCTCGACGGTATGGGCTTCAACAACCTGAACATGATCTCGACGGTCGGTGCGTTCATGATGGGTCTTGGAACGATTGTGTTCTTGATCAACATCGTAGTAACAACTGCGAAGCCGCGCCACGCTTCGAACGATCCATGGGAAGATGGCCGTACGCTGGAGTGGTCCATTCCATCTCCTGCACCTGAGTATAACTTTGCTCAAACCCCGCTCGTTCGCGGTTATGATGCATTCTGGAAAGAGAAGATGGAAGGCAAGAAAGAAATGGTTCCAGCTGAACCGCTTGGTCCAATTCATATGCCTTCACCTTCGAGCCTGCCGCTATTCATGTCGATCGGTCTGTTCATTGCAGGTCTTGGCTTCATGTATGCGAAAGGTGATTATGGCACAGGCGCTTGGGCGTGGATCTTGAACCACCACATCATCGCTATGCTAGGCCTTGCAATTACACTTGCTTGTATGTTCTTGCGTTCTGTATTTGACGATCATGGCTTCCATATCGAAACAGATGAAATTCTTGGAGATAAGGGGGTTAAGGGATGAGCGGACATGCACACGTAGACGGTAAACTCCCTCACGAACCGGAAAAAGCAACATTAGAGGGTCGTAATAAAGTACTTGGTTTCTGGCTGTTCCTTGGCGGTGAAACCGTATTGTTCGGAACGCTGTTCTCAGCGTTCCTCGCTCTCCGCCATCAAGTTGGCGACGGCAACCCGACAGCGAATGATCTGTTCGAGCTTCCAACAGTAGCACTTGCAACATTCATCTTGTTGACATCCTCGCTCACGAGCGTATTCGCGATTCAGGCGATGCATACGAACCGCGTGAAGTCGATGATCAACTGGCTGATCATTACGGTAATCTTCGGTCTTGCGTTCCTTGGCCTGGAGGTTTACGAGTTCAATAACTATGTCCATGAAGGACATAAGTTCTCCACTAGCGCATTCAGTACATCGTTCTATACACTTGTTGGCTTCCACGGTGCCCACGTATTGTTCGGGGTACTCTGGATCTCGATCTTGATCGCTCAAGTGTTTAGGAAAGGCTTGAATGTCGTGACTGCTCCTAAGATATATGTGGCTGGTATGTACTGGCACTTTATCGACGTCGTGTGGGTATTCATCTTCACCGTCGTTTACTTGATGGGAAAGGTGGGCTAACGAATGGCTGCTCAACAACATTCTGCTGCCGAAGAGAATAAACGCCATAAGCACGAAGGTCCTAAGAAACATATTATCGCGTTTATTTTCTCGATCTTGCTGACCATCATTGCATTCGCAATGGTTGCAGCAGGTGAAGTTAACACTACGTTTATCTACATCATGCTCGTTGTGATGGCGCTCATTCAAGTCTTCATTCAAATGGGCTTCTGGATGCACATGAAAGATCGTGGGCATGTGTTCCCGATCGTAGGTATTCTAGGTGGCGTGTTCGTCGTATTCACAATTGTCATCATGGCCTCTTACTGGGCTTGGTGGTAATACAGTCTCAAATTGAAGAGAGGGAGGTCCTTGCTGGCCCCCTCTTTTGCTGTAAATGAGTGTGTTTGTGGAAAGGGGTACCATTATGCTCGGATTGCAATATTTTAGCTTTGATGCGCTTTGGAGCCCATGGTTTTTCTTCTTTATGACAGCGTTAGTCATACTCTATTTCTACTTAGCTGGACCTTGGAAGGAAAAGCATGCACCGGAGGCACCGCCTGTTACCGTGATGCAGAAGACGTTGTTCGTATCGGGGATGGTGCTCTACTATTTGGTGCAGGGCGGGCCTTTTGAATTGCTTGGACATCTCATGTTTGCGTTCCACATGATTGATATGTCGGTTTCATATTTGGTTGTACCGCCGATCATCATGTTTAGCATCCCTGCGTTTCTATGGAAGGCTATGTTCTCTGCACCGTTCTGGAAGCGGTTCAGATGGGCAACGCATCCGATATTTGCGCTTATTGTGTTTAACGTATTGTTCTCGCTCTACCATTTGCCAACTGTACACGATTATGTGATGATTCATTTCATGGTACACCGGATTTACTATCTCGTACTGCTATTGACGGCATTCTTGATGTGGTGGCAGATTACTTGCCCGATTCCGGAATGGAATCGCCTCAGCGATGTGCGCAAAATGGCTTATATCTTTGCAAGCGGCATGCTGCTCACTCCCGCTTGTGCGCTTATTATTTTCAACGATACACCGATGTATGCGACATACAATGATCCAGAGGTATGGGCGAAGGCGATGGGCTACTGCGTCTCCGGTGATTCGGCTTCGCTGCTTGCTTCCTTTAAAGGGCCGGCTTTCTTCAATCTCATGTCTCCTGCTGAAGATCAGCAGCTTGGCGGTATCATTATGAAGCTTGTACAAGAAGTGATGTATGGTGTCATTCTCGCCTATGTCTTCTTCCATTGGTATAAGAGAGAGCATGCCGATTCTGACGATCCGTTGCCAGAGCATGGAGCGCTGAGCTAGTCAGAAACGATTCATATTATAGAAGATTGGACGGGATGATGTTTGTCACTGTATGATGTTTTGCCTGCGATCAGCACCTCTTTCATAGCCATCAGCGCCATTCTCGTTGCGATTGGCTGGAATCTCGCGATCAAGCGGAAGCTTGAAGCGCATAAGAAAGTCATGCTTGCCGGAGCGGTTGCGGCATTGCTGTTCTTCATTATTTATATGAGCCGTACGGTATTCGTCGGCAACACGGATTGGGGCGGCTCCGATGAGATGAAGCCGTACTATCTGACGTTTCTATTCTTCCACATCGTGCTTGCAACGGTAGGTGCGGTGTTTGGTCTAACGACGCTGACACTTGCATTCCGTAACAGCTTTGCTAAGCATCGCAAGTGGGGAAGAATCACTTCAGTCGTATGGTTATTCACGGCTGTTACAGGTATTACGGTATATGTTCTGCTGTACCTGATGTACCCAGGCGGTCACACGAAACCAGTGCTGGATGTTTTATTTGGCGGCAGCTAAGCTGTTCTTTTATAAGGGAGAGCGGTAAATCTCTATCAAGAGATTTACCGCTCTTTTTTGCATGCTCAGTACGTTTACAGATTCACGGAGAACCAGTACAATCTTGTTAAGATGGAACAAAACATGTTTGTTTCAAACAGGAGGCGATAAATGTGTTGCTTCATGGAAAAGTATATACACGCAGAGAGATCGAAGCCCGCGTTGGGCGGATTGAACAGATTGGCGGCATTCGCAAGCTGACTTTAGCGGATGGAAATGAGAACGGCTCATCCGTTATTTCGGTGCGGACGGGGGCAGGTCTCTCTTTCGATGTAACGCCGGATAAAGGGTTGGATCTGTCCTCCGCGGCATTTTCAGGTGGATCACTAAGTTGGCAATCGGCTAGCGGCGATGTGCATCCTTCGTATTATGACGATAAAGAGCTCGGCTGGCTCAAGACGGCTTCAGGCGGATTGTTGATGACCTGTGGATTGATTAGCGCAGGCTCGCCAGGCAACTACGGCGGGAAAAGCTTCGGTCTTCATGGCAGAGCACATCATACGCCTGCGAAACAGGTTGCGGCTGAAGGCTATTGGATCGGTGACGAGTATGAAATACGGATAGCAGGCGTAATTGAAGAAACCTCGATGTTCGGCGGTCATCTGCGGCTGAGACGGGAAATACGGACGAGGCTCGGCGAGAACCGGATCTCGATTCGCGACGTAGTGGAGAATGCTGGCTTTGAAGCTTGTCCGCATATGATGCTATATCATTTTAACTTTGGTTATCCGCTGCTAACGGAGCAGTCGGAGTTCGTATTCCCGAGAGGCAGTGTGAAGGCGGTTGTCGATGGCGTATCGATTGAAGGCTACGACAAGTGGACGGCACCGGCAGCTCCCTATCAGGAGAGAGTGTACAATCATGAGCTGGAAAGCGCAGTTGATGGAAAGCATGAAGTGAAGATCCGTCAACCGGAATTTCCGATAGCCGCGGGCCTGTCTGCTCCGATTGAGGTGACACTTAGCTGGAAGTCGGAGAATCTGCCGAAGCTAGTGCAGTGGAAGATGCCTGGCGCGGGGCTTCATGCGCTTGGTATTGAGCCTGCTAACTGCGGAGTGGAAGGCATGGAGACGGAGAGGAAGCGCGGTACGCTCGTCATGCTGGAGCCGGGCGAGTCGCGTGAATATGAACTGGATTTAACGATTGTGTAGGAGTGAGCAGCAATGACGATGAACTTGAATGAACGGCAGCAGCAGTTGATGACGATGCTCGAGAGTACGGGAGAAGTGAAGGTTGCGGGGCTGAAGGAGACGTTCGGCGTGACGGAAATGACGATCCGGCGCGACCTTGAGAAGCTGGAGCATGCCGGTTATGTGAAGCGGACCTTCGGCGGCGCCATCCTCGCATCGAAGGATGCGACGCTGCAGGACCGTTCCGTCGTCATGACGGATGAGAAGAATCGAATCGGGCGAGCGGCAGCGTCACTTGTACAGGAGAATGATTCGATCTTCATCGACGGCGGGACGACGACCTTGTATGTAGCGCGCCATTTGAAGCCGGGCATGAATATAACCGTAGTGACGAATGCGTTGAACATTGCGCTGGAGCTGCTGGAAAAGCGAATTACGACGGTTGTGACAGGCGGAATGGCGCTCGAAACCACTTCGACGCTTGTTGGACCGGCGACGGTGGATTCGATTGGGCGAATGGCTTTCGACCGGGTATTCCTAGGAGCGACGGGAGTGAGCGCAAAGCATGGCTTCAGCAACTCGAACATGTATGAGGCGGAGATTAAGCGAATCGCAATTGCGCATGCCGCCGAGGTGAACGTCGTCGTTGACCATACGAAGTTCGGGGCGAAAGAGCTGTTCTCATTCGGTTCGCTTGATGCGGTGCATCGCATCGTATGCGATCAGGAGCCGGAGGAATCGCTGCTCGCGGCATGTAAGGAGAATAATGTGGAGCTGTTAGCTGCGACGGAATAAGTATGCGAGCGGGACTGTTTGTTTGTAACATTTTTGTAGACAGGTGAACGAGGGTTAGTTAGAATAATGTTATAAACGAACATTATTTGTTCTAACAGAACGTAAGGGGATGAGTTCACATGTCAGCAGTCACACCACGGTTGAATCGGATGTTTAGTGAGCAAGGGAAATGTTTTGACGTTGCAGTCGATCATGGCTTCTTTAATGAATACTCTTTCTTAGCCGGAATTGAGAATATGCAGAAAGCAATCGAGACCATTGTCGAAGCGAATCCCGATTGCATTCAGCTTAGCATCGGGCAGGCGAAGTGGCTCCAGAATGTTCCTGGCAAGAAGAAGCCGGGACTTGTTCTGCGTACAGATGCGGCGAATATCTATGGTACAGAGCTGCCGCGTTTCCTGTTCAGCGAGCTCATTGACCGTGCGATTGAGAAGGCAGTTGCGCTGGACGCAGTTGCGGTCTGCGTGAATTTGCTGCTGCTTCCTAGTCAACCGGAGCTGCACCACCAGTGCGTGCGCAATATATCGCTTCTGAAGAGTGAATGCGAGAAGTACGGCATGCCGCTTATGGTTGAGCCGCTTGTCATGCTGCCGAATGAGGCGAAGGGCGGTTACATGGTTGATGGCGACATTAACAAAATCATGCCGCTCGTTCGTCAAGGCGTGGAGCTAGGCGCAGATGTCATCAAAGCAGACCCTTGTGATGACGTAACGGAATATCACCGTGTCATCGAAGTGGCTTCCGGTATTCCCGTGCTCGTTCGCGGCGGCGGCCGGGCAAGCGATGAAGAGATCGTGAACCGCACCGTCGAGCTAATGAACCAAGGAGCTTCGGGTATCGTGTATGGTCGCAACGTCATTCAGCACCCGAATCCGGCAGGCATGACGAATGCGCTTATGTCTATCGTACACCACGGCGCTACGGCTTCGGAGGCATTGGCGAGCTTGGCTGGAAAGGGCGTGGAGTAGTATGAGTGCGAGAGTCATTCGATTCGGCGTTATTGGCTGCGGCTTGATGGGCAAGGAGTTTGCGAGCGCGGCGGCGAGATGGCTGCATCTGGATCGTGTGGAGTTCGAGCCGCAAATCGTTGCCGTGTGCGATGCGAACATGGAAGCGACGAAGTGGTTCAAGAAGCATGTTCCAAGCGTGGAGCGCACTTATACCGATTACCGCGAAATGCTTGCAGATCCTGAGGTTGAGGCTGTTTATTGCGCAGTACCGCATAACCTGCATGCGCAAATCTATGTCGATATTATTGCCTCTGGCAAGCATTTGCTAGGGGAGAAGCCTTTCGGAATCGATAAGGAGGCGAATGCACGAATCTCGGCTGCGCTTATTGCACATCCGGAGGTCATCGTTCGCTGCTCGTCAGAGTTCCCGTTCTTCCCAGGTGCGCAAGCATTGATAAAGATGGTAGAAGAGGGCAAATTCGGCCGAATTATCGAGGTGGAGGCGGGCTTCTGGCACTCCAGTGACTTAGACCCTACGAAACCAATCAATTGGAAGCGACGTATTGCAACTAACGGAGAATACGGCTGTATGGGTGATCTAGGCATGCATGTGCTGCATCTGCCTATGCGATTCGGTTGGAAGCCGAATAGCGTTCGTGCGCTGCTGAGCAAAATCGTAAGCGAGCGTCCAGACGGCAAAGGCGGCAATGCGCCATGCGAGACATGGGACAATGCGATTCTCGCGTGCGATGTAGAGTCAGCCGATGGCGGCTTCCCGATGGTGCTGTCGACGAAGCGGATTGCGCCAGGCCATGCGAATACTTGGTTTATTCGCATTCAAGGCACGGAGCTCTCGGCTGAATTCAGCACGAAAAATCCGAAGCAGGTTTCCACGCTACCGTATTCTCCTGGTCAGCAGCAAGCATGGCATGTGGTTGATGTCCCTTACAAATCGGCTTATGGCACGATTACGGGCGGCATCTTCGAATTCGGTTTCTCGGACTCGATCCTGCAAATGTGGGCGGCATTTTGCGACGAGCTCGCGAACGGAAGAGAAGGGATGCAGCAGTCGTTCTATTGTGCAACGCCGGAGGAGGCGTCAGGAAGCCATCGCGTATTCACGGCAGCACTCGCATCCGAGCGGACAGGTCAAACGATAGCAATTGACTGGAGGGAATAGCGGTGAGTAATGCTCGTGCAGGTGCGGAAGTCGTTGTTGCCGGGCATATTTGCCTCGATGTAATTCCGGCCATGCATGAAATGAAAGAAGGAATAGGCGCAATTCTTGTGCCCGGTAAGCTCGTCGATATTGGCGCTGCAGTTATCGCCACAGGCGGCGCTGTGTCCAATACGGGACTCGCGCTGCACAGGCTCGGCCTGCGCACGAAGCTGATGGGCAAGATCGGCGATGACATGTTCGGCGGAGCGATCGTTGATGTGCTGCGCAGCTATGGCGGGCAGGAGTTAGCTGGCGGCATGATTGTTGCCGCAGGCGAGAGCAGCTCTTATACGCTGGTCATAAATCCGCCGAATATTGACCGAATCTTCCTGCATTGCACCGGTGCCAATGATACGTTCACGGCTGCGGATATACAGGAGGAGGCTCTTATCGGCGCACGGCTATTTCACTTCGGCTATCCACCGCTTATGCGGAAGATGTATGAGGATGGCGGAGACGAGCTCGCTGCGCTGCTTGCAAAGGCGAAGAATGCCGGCCTCACGGTGTCGCTCGATCTGGCAAAGCCGGACCCCGAGTCGCCGGCGGGACGCGCGGACTGGCGCAGCATATTATTGAAAGCGCTACCGCAGGTGGATGTGTTCCTGCCGAGCTTCGAGGAGATTCTGTATATGCTCCGCCGGGAGCAGTACGAATCGTTGGCCCTGCAGCATGGCACGAACGATCTGCTGCCGTTCGCAGATGGACCGCTGCTGCGCGAGCTGTCGCAGGAGCTGCTTGATCTCGGCGTCAGCATTGTCGTGCTCAAGCTCGGGGAGCACGGTCTGTACCTGCGGACGACTGACGATGCAGCGAAGCTTGCCGCCATTGGTGCGGCTGCGCCGGAGCAGCTAGATGCGTGGGTGGATCGCGAATTGCTCGTGCCCTGCTTCGAGGTCGCCGTGGCCGGCACGACAGGCGCTGGCGACTGTACGATCGCGGGCTTCCTCGCGGGCCTCTTGAAGGGGCTTGCGCCGGAGGCAGTGTTGAATGGCGCCGTTGCAGTCGGCGCCTGCAATGTGGAGCAGGCGGACGCGACGAGCGGCGTGCCCGCTTGGGAAGCGGTGCAGCAGCGAATGGCGGCAGGCTGGCGCCGCCGCCAGGTGAAGCTTGAGCTGCGAGAATGGCGCCGCGGCGGCGGAAGTTCAGACGATGGTGCGTGGTATGGGCCGGGAGAGCAGTAGTAGGCGAGGAATGGGTAAGGTTGTGAAACCTGATACACGAATCTAAGGGAGGCGTTGAGAGATGAGAAGAAGCGATGTGCGTGCGGCGCAGAAGCGAACGGCGGCGATGTTTGATCTGGTTGGCATTACACTGACACCGGAAGAGCGCAGCAATATTGAGATTGCGGAATTTGGACTTGGCAATCTGCAGGAGCAAGGACTTGAACTTGTGACTTACATCAATACCGAGCGCTACTGTGCGAAGGATCTCATCTTGTTCCCAGGCCAGACTTGTCCCGAGCATCTGCATCCGCCGGTTGGCGACGATCCGGGCAAGATGGAGACCTTCCGCTGCCGGTACGGCGTTGTGTGGCTCTACGTTGAAGGCGAGAGTAACGGCACGATTCAAGCACAGGTGCCAAGGGGCAGCGAGGAGTATTACACCGTGTTCCACGAGATTGAGCTGAAGCCTGGGCAGCAGTATACCATCCCGCCGGGCACGAAGCACTGGTTCCAAGCCGGGGAGAAAGGTGCGGTCGTGTCGGAGTTCTCGAGTACGAGCCGCGATGAATTTGATATTTTTACAGATCCGCGTATAGTGCGGGTTCCGGTTATTGAGGAAGATCTGTAGGAGGAAAAGAATTGAACTGATTGAGCAAACAAGCAAGGACACCTTCGGAATAGAAGGTGTCCTTTATTCGATCCATGTAGGTTGGCTACGAGTGGCCGCCAGTCTTCTCGCGCAGCACCTGCTCCACTTTGGAGAGATGCGCATCCATCAGGGATGCGGCCTCGCCGGCATCCTGCTGCTGAATCGCGTCGATGATACCGCCATGCTCCTCGAGCAGCCTGCGCGCCGAATGCTGCTCGGCGTAGAACCAGAGCGAGCGCGTATCGCGCATGCTCTCATGAAGGCGCTGCGAGAGCGACTTCATCAGCTCGATCAGCATCGGATTGCCCGTGGCACGGGCGATCTGCTCGTGCAGCTGCACGTCGGCCTGCTCGCCGAAAGACTCATCGCCCAGCCGCTGTTCCATCTGCGCAAGCGTCGCCTGCATGGCAGCAAGGTCCTCCGCGCTGCGATGCTTCGCGGCGAGGGCAGCGCAGCCGGTCTCGAGCACTTTGCGCACTTCGAGCAGCTGGAGCAGCGAATCGGCGCGGTCCAGCCAATCTTCGCGCGCTGGAGTCTCGTCCTGCGTCTCCGGAGGAGCTAATACAAATGTGCCGCCGCCTTGGCGGATGTCGAGCAGCCCTTTAGCTTTGAGTGCGCTCAGCGCTTCGCGGATTGTTGAGCGCCCGACATTATATTGGGTAGCGAGGTCGACGACGGAAGGGAGCTTGTCTCCTGGCTTTAGGTCGCCTGTCGTGATGCGATCATGGAGCTCGAGAGATACCCATTCGTAGCTTTTGAGCGGCCTTGCTTGCATGGGAAGTCCTCCTTCATAGCGGTGGTCGGCGCTACTTTTTTAATAGATAAATATGCATATCCGGTTTCTCCATCTTATGATATACTACTTCCAAAACAAAGTCATCAGATGACCTGATCTATTATCAAGATATGAGGCTAGGGGGAGACCGTACCATGCTAGGCGACTCGGTAAAACAGAAGCTGCGCGAAATTGTCGGCAGCCAGTGGTTTAAGGACGACAAGGAATCATTGATTACACATTCCTATGACAGTACGCCAATGCTGCAATCGCTGCCTGACGGAGTCATATATCCCGAGAATACGGCGCAAGTATCGGCAATCTTGAAGCTGCTGAATGAGCACCGGATTCCCGTCGTGAGCCGGGGCTCGGGCACGAACTTGTGCGGAGGGACGGTTCCCGTAGAGGGCGGCATCGTTATGGTCATGCATCGGATGAATCGGATTCTTGAGGTTGACCTCGACAATCTCACGGCTACCGTTCAGCCTGGCCTCAACACGAAACAGTTCAGCACCCATGTCGAGGGTCTCGGGCTGTTCTACCCGCCGGATCCTGGAAGCATGGCGATCTCGACGATTGGCGGCAATATCGCGGAGTGCTCCGGCGGCTTGCGCGGACTGAAATACGGCACGACAAAAGATTACGTCATTGGCCTTGAAGCTGTGCTCGCTAACGGTGAAATTATTCGGACCGGCGGCAAGCTCATGAAGGATGTGGCCGGTTATGACTTAACGAAGCTGCTCGTCGGCTCGGAAGGCACGCTCGCGGTTGTGACGGAAGCGATTCTGAAGCTTATCCCGCCGCCGAAGACGAAGAAGACGATGCTCGCGATGTATAAGGACCTTTACGGTGCAGCCCGGACAGTGTCCAAAATCATCGAAAACCGCATCATTCCCGCGACGCTCGAGTTTTTGGATAATCCGACGATTCGGGTGGTGGATGATTTTGCAAAGCTGGGACTGCCGCTTGATATGGATGCGATTCTACTCATCGAGCAGGACGGCGACTCGGAAACGGTGGAGCGGGACATTGCGCGCATCGCGGAGATTTGCCAGAGCGAGAATGCGGAGCGTGTCACCATTGCAACTGACGAAGCGGAAGCGCTGAAGCTGATGACTGCGCGGCGGAGCGCGTTCACGGCGCTGGCACGCCTGCGGCCGACGACGATTCTCGAGGATGCAACAGTGCCTCGCTCGAAGATTGCGGAGATGGTACTCGCAATCAATGAGATTGCGGCGCGGCATAATGTGACGATCTGTACGTTCGGCCATGCGGGCGACGGCAACCTGCATCCGACGGCGACGACAGACGCGCGGGATAAGGAAGAGATTCATCGAGTAGAAGAGGCGTTCGAGGAGATCTTCGAAGCGGCGATTCGGCTCGGGGGTACGATCACTGGCGAGCATGGCGTTGGGCTTGTGAAGGCCCCGTATCTGGAGTGGAAGGTCGGCTCGGCGGGGATTGAAGTGATGCGGTCGATTAAGATGGCTTTTGACCCGAACAATATTCTGAATCCGGGCAAAATGTTCGCCAAGTCCACGCGCAAAAGGGTGGTGCTCGGCCATGCCTAATCTGCTTGTGTCGATGCTGGAGTCCAAGGGGAGCAAGAGCAGTGAGGGCTCGTGCAGCGAGCTTGCGACAACGCTGAAGAATACGCTGAACTATGATCAGCTGACGAACTGCATGCGCTGCGGCTTCTGCCTGCCGGCTTGTCCGACCTTCCGCGAGACGGGGATCGAAGCAGAATCGCCGCGCGGACGGATTGCTCTGATGAAGGCTGTTGCGGACGGCTTGATGGACCCGGATTACGCGTTCGAGACGCAGATGAATCATTGTCTCGGCTGCCGCGCCTGCGAGCCAGCTTGTCCGGCGGATGTGAAGTATGGACAGCTGCTCGAACAGGCGCGTGATTCGGTGGAGCAGCATACAGAGAGCCACCGCTGGTGGGTGAAGCTGGCGAGGAAGACCGCGTTCGAAGGGATGTTCCCGCATCAGGGACGGATGCGCTTGCTTGGCGGCGCGCTGCAGGTGTATCAGAAGTCCGGCCTACGCGGACTTGTGCGCGGCAGCGGCATGATGAAACTGTTCCCGAAGCACATGCAGCAGATGGAGCGCATCCTGCCGGATGCTTCGTACCGCGGCGTTGTCGAGCAGATCGGTTCCGTTCATCCTGCCAAAGGCGAGCGAGTCGGCACGGTTGGCTTGTTCCGCGGCTGCATTATGGATGTCATGTTCACGGAGACGAACAAGCATACGGTCGAGCTGCTGAATGCAGCGGGCTTCGACGTCGTGATTCCCGAGTCGCAGAATTGCTGCGGCGCGCTGCATGCGCATAGCGGCGAGCAGGACGGCGCTCGCGAATTGGCGAAGCGCAACATTGCCGCTTTCAAAGCGGCAGGCGTCGATTGGATTGCCTCGAACGCTGGAGGCTGCGGGGCGCTGCTTGTGGAGTATGATCATCTGCTGCACGATGATCAGCAGTACGCCAGCGATGCGAAGTGGTTCGCGAAGCGGACGCTCGATGTGAGCAAGCTGCTCGTGGAGCACGGCCGCTTGCAATCGGCAGCGGCGGCTGCAGCTGCCGCGAGCAAGGTGCAGGGGACCGCACCGAGCTGCGGCGGCGGTACTGCGGCGGCGACCTCTGCCGAGGTAAGCGAGAATTCCGCTGGCTGCGGTGGCAGCTGTGGCAGCGTTAGCTTCGCATCTGCCGATCCGGTGCGCATCACGTACCAGGATTCGTGTCATCTGCGCAACGTCATGCGCTCCTCCGAAGCGCCGCGCAAGCTGATGAAGAGCGTCGCGAACGCGGAGTTCGTCGAGCTCTTCGAGTCGGACCGCTGCTGCGGCTCGGCGGGCATCTACAACTTGACCCAGCCGGAGATGGCGGGTCAAATTCTCGATCACAAGATGGACCATGTGAAACAGACCGGAGCGCACTATTTGCTGACGAGCAATCCGGGCTGCTTGCTGCAGATGAAGCTTGGCATCGAGAAGCATGGGATGAGCGGGAAGATGGAGGCCGTCCATTTGGTTGATTTTCTGCATGAGCGGATTTGCAAGGAATAGCGTAAGGTTGGAAGGCGACTGTGTGCTTGGTGATCAAGTGCATGGTCGTCTTTTTTTGCTGCATCGTCAAAATTGGGATAACCCATCGCCGCATAAATATGAGTAACAACAGGCGAAAGAGGTGCAGCCGTATGGGGAGATCGCTCGGTACATGGCTGATCAGGCTGCTCATTACGATGTTTACGGTGGTGTTTATTTATCCAGCAATTGCGTTCGCATGTCTAGTGATCGGCTTTACTCCGTCTTGGCGATCGGGGCTCTTGATGCTCGTATCCGCTTTATTGCTGCGTATTATTCTGAAGTGGGAAATGCGGCAGATGAAACCTATGCGCCGATCGGCTGGCGTGCAGCAGCTTAGCCACTTTCCTGGCAGGTATGAAGAAGAGGCCTCGCCTCCGCCGCTGAGCGATATTTATTACGATATTGCCTCTGATTTGCGGGAGCAAGAACGGATTATGATTATTATTAATAAGCGTCCGCAGGGTGACAATGGACATCCAGCTAATTGCAGATGCCAATCGTGCAGCGGCGGTGCTGCGAGTACAAAGT
This window harbors:
- the glcD gene encoding glycolate oxidase subunit GlcD; its protein translation is MLGDSVKQKLREIVGSQWFKDDKESLITHSYDSTPMLQSLPDGVIYPENTAQVSAILKLLNEHRIPVVSRGSGTNLCGGTVPVEGGIVMVMHRMNRILEVDLDNLTATVQPGLNTKQFSTHVEGLGLFYPPDPGSMAISTIGGNIAECSGGLRGLKYGTTKDYVIGLEAVLANGEIIRTGGKLMKDVAGYDLTKLLVGSEGTLAVVTEAILKLIPPPKTKKTMLAMYKDLYGAARTVSKIIENRIIPATLEFLDNPTIRVVDDFAKLGLPLDMDAILLIEQDGDSETVERDIARIAEICQSENAERVTIATDEAEALKLMTARRSAFTALARLRPTTILEDATVPRSKIAEMVLAINEIAARHNVTICTFGHAGDGNLHPTATTDARDKEEIHRVEEAFEEIFEAAIRLGGTITGEHGVGLVKAPYLEWKVGSAGIEVMRSIKMAFDPNNILNPGKMFAKSTRKRVVLGHA
- a CDS encoding (Fe-S)-binding protein gives rise to the protein MLESKGSKSSEGSCSELATTLKNTLNYDQLTNCMRCGFCLPACPTFRETGIEAESPRGRIALMKAVADGLMDPDYAFETQMNHCLGCRACEPACPADVKYGQLLEQARDSVEQHTESHRWWVKLARKTAFEGMFPHQGRMRLLGGALQVYQKSGLRGLVRGSGMMKLFPKHMQQMERILPDASYRGVVEQIGSVHPAKGERVGTVGLFRGCIMDVMFTETNKHTVELLNAAGFDVVIPESQNCCGALHAHSGEQDGARELAKRNIAAFKAAGVDWIASNAGGCGALLVEYDHLLHDDQQYASDAKWFAKRTLDVSKLLVEHGRLQSAAAAAAAASKVQGTAPSCGGGTAAATSAEVSENSAGCGGSCGSVSFASADPVRITYQDSCHLRNVMRSSEAPRKLMKSVANAEFVELFESDRCCGSAGIYNLTQPEMAGQILDHKMDHVKQTGAHYLLTSNPGCLLQMKLGIEKHGMSGKMEAVHLVDFLHERICKE